One window of the Salvia splendens isolate huo1 chromosome 1, SspV2, whole genome shotgun sequence genome contains the following:
- the LOC121810897 gene encoding pathogen-related protein-like, whose protein sequence is MASPNTDAEKYRSFMNEEDVKNINWRYGSTPNYDVVDKLFEQGRTKIWPRGSLEEKVQRLVKTWEMEMFHKVDNHDFKTVDVENYKFSLNGRKLMSLKEKRKDGGGYVSLLKTSLPEKFRCFDPETETLDSAHRAFTTTFPRGFALEIVEVFSGPPVIVYKFRHWGFMEGPFKGHPPTGDMVEFFGMAIFEVNEDSKVVRVEFFYDRGELLGGLVKGSISDDVEAHVSSSCPVLRNTG, encoded by the exons ATGGCATCTCCAAACACAGATGCAGAAAAGTACCGATCCTTCATGAACGAAGAAGATGTGAAGAACATAAACTGGAGGTATGGCTCCACTCCCAACTACGACGTGGTCGACAAGCTCTTCGAACAAGGCAGAACTAag ATATGGCCTCGTGGTTCGCTGGAAGAGAAGGTGCAGAGGCTCGTCAAGACATGGGAGATGGAGATGTTCCACAAAGTCGATAACCATGACTTCAAAACTGTCGATGTTGAAAACTACAAATTCAGTCTCAATG GAAGAAAATTAATGTCTCTAAAAGAGAAGAGGAAGGATGGAGGAGGGTAcgtctcattgctgaaaacatCCTTACCGGAGAAGTTTCGGTGCTTCGATCCGGAAACGGAGACGTTGGACTCGGCCCACCGCGCTTTCACCACGACTTTTCCACGCGGGTTCGCCCTCGAgatcgtggaggtcttctccggCCCACCAGTGATTGTCTACAAGTTCCGCCACTGGGGGTTCATGGAGGGCCCTTTCAAAGGACATCCCCCAACCGGTGACATGGTCGAGTTCTTCGGTATGGCCATTTTCGAG GTGAATGAGGATTCAAAGGTTGTGAGGGTTGAATTCTTTTATGATCGAGGAGAGTTGCTTGGAGGTCTTGTCAAAGGCTCAATTTCTGATGATGTTGAAGCTCATGTTTCTTCAAGCTGCCCGGTTTTGAGGAACACTGGTTAG
- the LOC121810765 gene encoding WAT1-related protein At1g43650-like has translation MEKQKPYIAVIVLQCSYAGMMVLSKAAMSSGMKPSVFVAYRQAFAFFALLPFAFFFASKGSPPLTWTGLCKIFFVSSYGLALSFNLNLAGLKYISATFGTAILSIVPALVFTMAVCLRIESLDIRKWHGVAKVIGTIIGLSGAMAFTFYKGPSVYHASTSAHHSFDEKPHSKHEWIKGALLAISGQLFYAMWITMQAPLLTQYPGKLRLTILQCGLSCLSATLYAAAVERRGSSWKLRWDIDLLSVAYCGVIVTGMSYWLQAWVIEKKGPVFTAIFGPLALVIAAVFSAFFLNETLHCGSVLGCGLLVVGLYCFLWGRNREAHFKSQQVLEEAHLETATPISHDEKIP, from the exons atggAGAAGCAGAAACCATACATTGCAGTAATAGTATTGCAGTGCAGCTATGCAGGAATGATGGTATTATCTAAGGCAGCCATGTCTTCTGGGATGAAGCCTTCCGTCTTCGTCGCCTATCGACAAGCCTTCGCCTTCTTTGCCCTGCTCCCCTTCGCCTTCTTCTTCGCTAG CAAGGGGTCTCCTCCTCTTACATGGACAGGGTTATGCAAGATTTTCTTTGTCTCTTCATATGG GTTGGCCTTGAGTTTCAATCTGAATTTAGCAGGATTGAAGTATATTTCAGCAACATTTGGTACGGCAATTCTCAGCATTGTTCCTGCATTGGTCTTTACCATGGCTGTTTGTTTAAG GATTGAAAGCCTAGACATAAGAAAATGGCATGGAGTAGCCAAGGTAATCGGAACCATAATCGGGCTTTCCGGAGCCATGGCATTCACCTTCTACAAAGGCCCGTCGGTCTACCACGCTTCCACAAGTGCCCACCACTCGTTCGACGAAAAGCCTCACTCAAAACACGAATGGATCAAGGGCGCTCTCCTCGCCATCTCCGGCCAACTCTTCTACGCCATGTGGATCACTATGCAGGCCCCACTCCTCACACAATATCCTGGCAAATTAAGGCTCACCATTCTCCAGTGCGGCCTGAGCTGCCTCTCTGCAACGCTGTACGCCGCCGCCGTGGAGAGACGTGGATCGTCGTGGAAGCTTCGCTGGGATATCGATCTTTTATCCGTCGCCTATTGT GGTGTGATAGTGACGGGGATGAGTTATTGGTTGCAAGCTTGGGTCATAGAGAAGAAAGGGCCGGTTTTTACTGCCATTTTCGGGCCGTTGGCGCTCGTCATTGCTGCCGTCTTCTCTGCTTTTTTCCTTAACGAAACTCTTCACTGCGGAAG TGTACTGGGCTGTGGATTACTGGTGGTTGGGCTTTACTGTTTTTTGTGGGGTAGAAATAGAGAGGCCCATTTTAAATCCCAACAAGTTTTGGAGGAAGCCCATTTAGAGACTGCCACGCCCATATCACACGATGAAAAGATCCCATGA